From Campylobacter showae CSUNSWCD, one genomic window encodes:
- a CDS encoding YkgJ family cysteine cluster protein: MNLLRQSGFGYEFDASKCELCGGKCCTGESGYIWISSAEISALAEHLKISEDEFRSRFLDKFGYKFSLKEKPYDGGFACIFFDETAKNCSVYDFRPSQCRTFPFWDYFKDKINELEKECAGIRRF, translated from the coding sequence GTGAATTTGCTAAGACAAAGCGGTTTTGGTTATGAATTTGACGCTAGCAAGTGCGAGCTGTGCGGCGGCAAGTGCTGCACGGGAGAAAGCGGCTATATATGGATAAGCTCAGCGGAAATTTCGGCTCTGGCGGAACATTTGAAAATAAGCGAGGATGAGTTTAGATCGCGATTTTTAGATAAATTCGGATATAAATTTAGCCTCAAAGAAAAGCCCTACGACGGCGGGTTTGCGTGCATATTTTTTGACGAAACGGCAAAAAACTGCTCGGTTTACGACTTTCGCCCGAGCCAGTGCCGCACCTTTCCGTTTTGGGACTATTTTAAGGATAAAATCAATGAATTGGAGAAAGAATGCGCGGGAATAAGGCGATTTTAA
- a CDS encoding NAD(P)-binding domain-containing protein, with amino-acid sequence MSDVYDIIVIGGGPCGIATVVEARANGLKKVLLLEKGDNHSQTIRKFYKDNKRVDKEYKGQDSTIHGIVSFEDGTKESTLDYFDKLLDEEKIEAVFNSEVESVKKKDDLFFVHTAKGDYKAKNVMISIGKMGRPNKPNYKIPPSLNGVVNFNLNSCSSGEKVLVVGGGNSAVEYAIELCQYNKTTLAYRKDKFSRVNDVNVTALWELEKANKLKVRLNHDITEIENESGRVRVHFSNGKIRVYDRVVYAIGGSTPVDFLQKCGVELDADKDPVVNEHYESSVSGLYIGGDIVLKNGGSIVLALNHAHKVVQDIKEK; translated from the coding sequence ATGAGCGATGTTTACGACATTATCGTGATAGGCGGCGGCCCTTGCGGCATCGCGACCGTCGTAGAGGCGAGAGCCAATGGATTAAAAAAAGTCTTGCTTCTCGAAAAGGGCGATAACCACAGCCAAACTATAAGAAAATTTTACAAAGACAACAAGCGCGTGGATAAGGAGTACAAAGGTCAAGACAGCACCATCCACGGCATCGTGTCCTTTGAGGACGGCACGAAGGAGAGCACGCTTGATTATTTCGATAAGTTGCTAGACGAGGAAAAGATCGAGGCCGTGTTTAACTCCGAGGTCGAAAGCGTAAAGAAAAAGGACGATTTGTTTTTCGTGCACACCGCAAAGGGCGACTATAAGGCTAAAAACGTGATGATAAGCATCGGTAAAATGGGACGTCCAAACAAGCCGAACTATAAAATCCCGCCTTCGCTAAATGGAGTCGTAAATTTTAATCTAAACTCCTGTTCCAGCGGCGAAAAGGTGCTCGTGGTGGGCGGCGGAAACTCGGCCGTGGAGTACGCTATCGAGCTATGCCAATACAATAAAACCACGCTAGCGTACCGCAAGGACAAATTTAGCCGCGTAAATGACGTAAACGTAACGGCGCTGTGGGAGCTAGAAAAAGCAAATAAGCTAAAAGTGCGACTAAATCACGATATTACCGAGATCGAAAACGAATCGGGGCGCGTGAGAGTGCACTTTTCAAACGGAAAAATCAGAGTCTACGACAGAGTCGTCTACGCTATCGGCGGCTCGACTCCGGTGGATTTTTTACAAAAATGCGGAGTTGAGCTCGATGCGGATAAGGACCCGGTCGTAAACGAGCACTATGAAAGCAGCGTATCCGGCCTATATATCGGCGGCGACATCGTGCTAAAAAACGGCGGCTCGATCGTACTCGCGCTAAATCACGCGCACAAGGTAGTCCAAGACATCAAGGAAAAATAG
- a CDS encoding tetratricopeptide repeat protein: MRGNKAILKFILAALLVCFATAKDGFDENLYVIKALLAVENANHDEATELYEQLYEKTKNTDYLKEALRLAFFSKNVNFKSILALSQKVLKDDVDVLRIQGANLMSENKLDEAAKIMQELVKKEDISKNHVMLSAVYSMQNDNKAALAELERAYELDRSVENLLRIVDLLYNKMNDKKEAIRQLESSRRIDGCEVETCTALVDIYAQDGRYSDMIDVYESLFEVTKEKIYLEKALGVYVFQKNYDAAIKFLQKYSYNDDALMDLYAATGDFAKAYKKAQEAFDKSFNLEYQAKMAIYQYERDTNKQTKKIDKDSLKQVINNFEKSAVKLNNALYLNYYGYLLIDHDIDAKKGIELVNRALELEPGSVFYLDSLAWGYYKLGECKKADEIMQQVLHDEEFVNSPEGKEHINTIKECLKKGKR, from the coding sequence ATGCGCGGGAATAAGGCGATTTTAAAATTTATATTGGCGGCCTTGCTTGTTTGTTTTGCTACCGCCAAAGACGGTTTTGACGAGAATTTATACGTTATCAAGGCGCTTTTGGCGGTCGAAAACGCTAATCACGACGAGGCGACCGAGCTTTACGAGCAGCTTTACGAAAAAACCAAAAACACCGACTATCTAAAAGAGGCGCTCAGACTCGCGTTTTTTTCTAAAAACGTAAATTTTAAAAGCATTTTAGCGCTCAGCCAAAAGGTACTAAAAGACGACGTGGACGTACTTCGCATACAGGGTGCAAATTTGATGAGCGAAAACAAACTCGACGAAGCCGCAAAGATAATGCAAGAGCTAGTCAAAAAAGAGGACATCTCTAAAAATCACGTCATGCTCTCTGCCGTCTACTCGATGCAAAACGACAACAAAGCCGCCCTAGCCGAGCTTGAACGCGCGTACGAGCTAGATAGGAGCGTGGAAAATCTACTGCGAATAGTCGATCTTTTATACAATAAAATGAACGACAAAAAAGAGGCGATCAGGCAGCTAGAGAGCTCGCGCCGTATCGACGGCTGCGAGGTAGAGACCTGCACGGCGCTAGTAGATATCTACGCGCAGGACGGCCGCTACTCCGATATGATCGATGTTTACGAGAGTCTTTTTGAAGTGACGAAAGAAAAAATCTATCTCGAAAAAGCGCTCGGCGTTTACGTTTTTCAAAAAAACTATGACGCGGCGATCAAATTTTTACAAAAATACTCATACAATGACGATGCGCTGATGGATCTTTATGCTGCGACGGGGGATTTTGCCAAGGCGTATAAAAAGGCGCAGGAGGCCTTTGATAAGAGCTTTAATCTCGAATATCAAGCCAAAATGGCGATATATCAATACGAAAGAGACACAAACAAACAAACCAAAAAGATAGACAAAGATAGTCTAAAGCAAGTCATAAATAACTTTGAAAAATCGGCCGTAAAGCTAAATAACGCGCTATATCTAAACTACTACGGCTACCTGCTCATCGATCACGATATAGACGCGAAAAAGGGCATAGAGCTAGTAAACAGAGCCCTAGAGCTAGAGCCTGGGTCGGTGTTTTATCTAGATTCGCTGGCGTGGGGATACTATAAGCTAGGCGAGTGCAAAAAGGCCGACGAGATAATGCAACAAGTCCTGCATGATGAGGAATTTGTAAATTCGCCCGAGGGTAAAGAGCATATAAACACTATCAAAGAGTGCCTAAAAAAGGGTAAAAGATGA
- a CDS encoding tRNA1(Val) (adenine(37)-N6)-methyltransferase, with product MIITQPKNGYRYNSDTMFLYDFIREGGVRGEVLEVGCGSGVLGLLLKRDFPKISLSLLDILETNVNLAAANASQNGIEAEFITADFAKFKSEKRYDLIVSNPPFYHDGAKKSENEHLRAARYSENLPLSELVGSANSLLKPRGVFSFCYDAKRLAEVVLCLSEFKFTLTRLCFVHPKADGTANLVLIEAKKSSKSLTQILPPIFVFEGGVYSKKAAKIFATANTQSRDAAE from the coding sequence ATGATAATCACTCAGCCCAAAAACGGCTACCGCTACAACAGCGATACGATGTTTTTGTATGACTTTATCCGTGAGGGCGGAGTGCGCGGCGAGGTGCTAGAGGTTGGTTGCGGTAGTGGGGTTTTGGGGTTGCTTTTAAAGCGCGATTTTCCTAAAATTTCGCTTAGTTTGCTCGATATTTTAGAAACTAACGTAAATTTAGCCGCTGCAAACGCTAGCCAAAACGGCATTGAAGCCGAGTTCATAACGGCTGATTTTGCTAAATTTAAGAGTGAAAAAAGATATGATCTCATCGTCTCAAACCCGCCTTTTTATCACGACGGCGCAAAAAAAAGCGAAAACGAACACCTTCGCGCCGCTAGATACAGCGAAAATTTACCTCTTAGCGAGCTTGTAGGTAGCGCAAATTCGCTGCTAAAGCCGCGCGGAGTTTTTAGCTTTTGCTACGACGCTAAGCGCCTAGCTGAAGTTGTGCTTTGTTTGAGCGAATTTAAATTTACGCTTACTAGGCTTTGTTTTGTGCATCCAAAAGCGGATGGCACGGCAAATTTGGTACTAATTGAGGCTAAAAAAAGTTCAAAATCCTTGACTCAAATTTTACCGCCGATTTTTGTTTTTGAAGGCGGTGTTTATAGTAAAAAGGCAGCTAAAATTTTCGCTACAGCAAACACGCAAAGTAGGGACGCGGCGGAGTGA
- a CDS encoding vesicular transport factor Uso1p, translating into MRALNLVLFFICGCLLTLGGYYLYFEFTKPSAKSTELAVQIMNVEEAPKNESISTVGEKNLTNQSQVLSQEKYTRNVDLNDTDAPILGDEAELKEQIRVLRAQNRLLYDDNVDLVDKNLEILNLLSSQKAELETRRKQAASANDKQRLSMIDELNKKLAKAQEENEKNKNLEQNLTSLREEIKSLKSELEKKQSELDKSSAKTQSENQNTLKRLEAQNDELKNEALTSKAKFESELRAVNEEVAKLKSENARLANELALKDSEIKRIASEYNAQALNAQNLSKNRIAALEKEQDADKKKISELEASLENANKKAESKAKLKAINDELNATNKELVAKLEKEKQGFEKEIEQNEAIYKTELEKLKNQIENERQETEQNVAELKSKIYELENQISQKDSSLQSAEAKVAELNESLNIQKELLADEIAAGKKNIQNYKILNNKITTLVENNIKTAKENKEQLDALNELLTQKDAELATLRKQMQDGAKDLSDTKENLAKTSTQKNIAKGEVAQILTKNEELMSENENLKKIIQLNFKAEVPKKVVFIASVECSDMSAGSDRPTQVCKNKVSDFLQSYNSNYYFEITPIVSRGNFIATSKAAKVIPQEELEKIDSYANFGIGKERAKVAGEMIKDEFGDFSRISYSNDIITSQDKQGFIIKVYR; encoded by the coding sequence TTGAGAGCGTTAAATTTAGTCTTATTTTTTATCTGCGGTTGTTTACTCACGCTGGGCGGATATTATTTGTATTTCGAGTTTACAAAACCGTCTGCAAAGTCTACGGAACTCGCCGTGCAAATAATGAACGTCGAAGAAGCGCCTAAAAATGAAAGCATAAGTACTGTAGGCGAGAAAAATTTGACAAACCAAAGCCAGGTTTTATCGCAGGAAAAGTATACTAGAAATGTGGATTTAAATGATACGGATGCGCCAATTTTAGGCGATGAAGCCGAGTTAAAAGAGCAAATACGCGTTTTGCGCGCTCAAAATAGGCTACTGTATGACGATAATGTTGATTTGGTTGATAAAAATCTGGAAATATTAAATCTTCTAAGTTCTCAAAAAGCCGAGTTGGAAACTAGGCGAAAACAAGCTGCCAGCGCTAACGATAAACAACGTTTAAGTATGATTGATGAGTTAAATAAAAAACTAGCAAAAGCGCAGGAAGAAAACGAGAAAAACAAAAATTTGGAGCAAAATTTAACTTCGCTTCGTGAAGAAATAAAAAGCCTGAAATCCGAGCTTGAAAAAAAGCAAAGCGAGCTTGATAAATCAAGCGCCAAAACGCAAAGCGAAAATCAAAATACGCTAAAACGGCTCGAGGCTCAAAACGACGAGTTGAAGAACGAAGCACTAACTAGCAAAGCTAAATTTGAAAGCGAACTAAGAGCGGTAAATGAAGAGGTTGCAAAACTAAAGAGCGAAAATGCTAGGCTCGCAAACGAGCTAGCCCTAAAAGATAGCGAGATAAAAAGGATCGCTAGCGAGTATAACGCTCAGGCTCTAAATGCTCAAAATTTATCCAAAAATAGGATCGCCGCCCTAGAAAAAGAACAAGACGCGGACAAGAAAAAAATAAGCGAGCTTGAAGCGAGCCTTGAAAACGCAAACAAAAAAGCCGAGTCAAAAGCTAAGCTAAAAGCGATAAATGATGAGCTAAACGCGACGAATAAAGAGTTAGTAGCAAAGCTCGAGAAAGAAAAACAAGGATTTGAAAAAGAGATTGAACAAAACGAGGCTATATATAAAACCGAGCTTGAAAAGCTAAAAAATCAGATTGAAAACGAGCGCCAAGAAACCGAGCAAAACGTGGCGGAACTAAAGAGTAAAATTTATGAGTTAGAAAATCAAATTTCGCAAAAAGATAGCTCACTGCAAAGTGCGGAAGCTAAGGTTGCAGAGCTAAACGAGTCGCTAAATATCCAAAAAGAACTGCTAGCGGACGAGATCGCTGCTGGTAAAAAAAACATCCAAAACTATAAAATTTTAAATAACAAAATCACGACATTGGTTGAAAACAATATTAAAACAGCCAAGGAAAACAAAGAGCAACTAGATGCTTTAAATGAGCTTTTGACGCAAAAAGACGCAGAGCTCGCGACTCTAAGAAAACAGATGCAAGACGGAGCTAAAGATCTAAGCGACACGAAGGAAAATTTAGCCAAAACGAGTACGCAAAAAAACATCGCAAAGGGTGAAGTGGCACAGATACTAACTAAAAACGAAGAACTGATGAGCGAAAATGAAAATCTAAAAAAGATAATCCAGCTAAATTTTAAAGCCGAAGTGCCTAAAAAGGTTGTTTTCATCGCCTCGGTCGAGTGTTCTGATATGAGCGCGGGCTCAGACAGGCCGACGCAAGTTTGTAAAAACAAAGTAAGCGACTTTTTGCAGAGTTATAATTCAAATTATTATTTCGAGATCACGCCGATAGTGAGCCGCGGTAACTTTATCGCCACGTCAAAAGCGGCAAAAGTGATCCCACAAGAAGAGCTTGAAAAGATCGATTCATACGCAAATTTCGGTATCGGCAAAGAGCGCGCCAAGGTTGCCGGCGAGATGATAAAAGATGAATTCGGCGACTTTTCGCGCATATCGTACAGCAATGACATAATCACCTCTCAGGATAAGCAAGGATTTATCATCAAGGTATATAGATGA